One window of Candidatus Limnocylindria bacterium genomic DNA carries:
- a CDS encoding EAL domain-containing protein: MAIVRLRPEELKRALDENALSLQFQPQVHVPTGKLVGIEAFVRWPHPAHGMIGPSDIVPLLDQGSLHVEFDRWVLRALCAQVVAWRKEGVHVPLVAANMWTHTLQRPDVVDMVRDAIASSGIAPSDVEIECPRGSVRDPLLAEPVQKIRGLGVRIASEEFGDPAIADAASGFDTLKIGYPIARDLPVLGTESLEAVQAIVGAAKVTGARVVADSVETKDQEDLLVQFGCEIVQGRLYGPEVAADELKTLLSGSIQAQA; encoded by the coding sequence ATGGCAATCGTTCGTCTCCGGCCCGAAGAGCTCAAGCGCGCGCTCGATGAGAACGCGCTCTCGCTCCAGTTCCAGCCGCAGGTGCACGTGCCCACCGGCAAGCTCGTCGGCATCGAGGCGTTCGTGCGCTGGCCGCACCCGGCGCACGGGATGATCGGCCCGAGCGACATCGTGCCGCTCCTCGATCAGGGCTCGCTGCACGTTGAGTTCGATCGCTGGGTACTGCGCGCGCTGTGCGCGCAGGTGGTCGCATGGCGGAAAGAGGGCGTTCATGTTCCGCTGGTCGCGGCGAACATGTGGACGCACACGCTGCAGCGGCCGGATGTCGTCGACATGGTCCGTGACGCGATCGCGTCGAGCGGCATCGCTCCAAGTGACGTGGAGATCGAGTGCCCGCGCGGCAGCGTGCGTGATCCCCTGCTGGCCGAGCCTGTCCAGAAGATCCGCGGGCTCGGCGTTCGGATCGCATCCGAGGAGTTCGGCGACCCGGCGATCGCCGACGCGGCCTCCGGCTTCGACACGCTCAAGATCGGCTACCCGATCGCGCGCGATCTGCCGGTGCTCGGGACCGAGAGCCTCGAGGCGGTCCAGGCGATCGTCGGAGCGGCGAAGGTCACCGGCGCCCGCGTCGTCGCCGACAGTGTGGAGACAAAGGACCAGGAAGATCTGCTCGTCCAGTTCGGCTGCGAGATCGTGCAGGGCCGGCTGTACGGACCGGAGGTCGCGGCCGACGAGCTGAAGACCCTGCTCAGCGGATCGATACAAGCCCAGGCATGA
- the ftsY gene encoding signal recognition particle-docking protein FtsY: MSLEQGLAKTRGGFLARLFGRKPEEPLTPEFLDELEEGLLRADLSVSLVDPLMAQVRDLTTTGELKTIRKALDAVRDVLVAELSGRDGALRGSGQRPRVVLVVGVNGSGKTTTAAKLAKRLKDAGETPLLVAADTFRAAAIEQLETWASRVGVPIVSGRPDGDPAAVVFDAINAATARGNSIVIADTAGRLHTKGHLMDELGKIVRVAGRAREGAPDEVLLVLDGTAGQNAIQQARQFTKDANVTGLVVTKLDGTAKGGAVFAIVHELHLPVKFLGVGEKAGDLAPMDPRAFVEALLPRAA, translated from the coding sequence GTGAGTCTCGAGCAGGGCCTTGCGAAGACGCGAGGCGGATTCCTCGCCCGCCTCTTCGGTCGCAAGCCGGAGGAGCCGCTCACGCCTGAGTTCCTTGACGAGCTCGAGGAGGGACTCCTGCGCGCCGATCTGTCGGTGTCGCTCGTCGATCCGCTCATGGCCCAGGTTCGCGATCTGACCACGACCGGTGAGCTGAAGACGATCCGAAAGGCCCTCGACGCCGTGCGCGACGTGCTCGTCGCCGAGCTCTCGGGTAGAGACGGCGCGCTGCGGGGATCTGGCCAGCGGCCGCGGGTCGTTCTGGTCGTCGGCGTGAATGGCAGCGGAAAGACGACGACCGCCGCGAAGCTCGCCAAGCGCCTGAAGGACGCGGGAGAAACACCGCTTCTCGTGGCGGCGGACACGTTCCGCGCCGCCGCGATCGAGCAGCTCGAGACCTGGGCATCGCGCGTCGGCGTGCCGATCGTGTCCGGGAGGCCCGACGGGGATCCGGCGGCGGTCGTCTTCGACGCGATCAATGCGGCCACCGCACGCGGGAACAGCATCGTCATCGCGGATACCGCAGGCCGTCTTCACACGAAGGGTCATCTCATGGACGAGCTCGGCAAGATCGTTCGCGTCGCGGGACGCGCGCGCGAGGGCGCGCCGGATGAGGTCCTGCTCGTGCTCGATGGGACGGCTGGCCAGAACGCGATCCAGCAGGCACGTCAGTTCACGAAGGACGCAAATGTCACTGGACTCGTGGTAACGAAGCTCGATGGGACCGCGAAGGGCGGCGCGGTCTTTGCGATCGTGCACGAACTGCATTTGCCGGTGAAGTTCCTCGGCGTCGGCGAGAAGGCTGGCGACCTGGCTCCAATGGACCCCCGCGCTTTCGTTGAGGCGTTGCTGCCGCGCGCGGCTTAG